One part of the Chlamydiota bacterium genome encodes these proteins:
- the ttgI gene encoding Toluene efflux pump outer membrane protein TtgI — protein sequence MKIRYLWLCLFLSCSAPKITKEDVALQQSWVDYLVESENMHVHFWKTFKDWDLNRLIEMAYLQNFDLQIAKKQVETARFERLIKKSELYPQLDFQGAVSQSRVSPSDPFIPLLTAFNNKVNFFQFGFDAIWQLDFWGKIQDATRAKLYEMKALNYAKNMTQVIVFADLASAYLELRYTQQEKHILCHLIDVVKKITELQKLRFCAGFENELNFLEAQILTTTFEEKLYQVEKEERLLIYQIATLTSKNPNTLLWLLEPKSLPKNLHILPLSFPSTLLKKRPDILEKELLIQAALNNLSAAKKELFPSFSIPLSYGRESDLFPSLYSAKSTFWSYGINLLAPLFHGGKIKANIKANNQRYLQAVLEYKKTIQDATREVEDHLITFTKEKEKLFSVEKALLFQQKKFALYQDRFDTGLENGLNTFTAMQKTYETQIQKLQIEKAITQEVIALYKAFGGGWEVPPTQLAP from the coding sequence ATGAAAATTAGATACCTATGGCTATGTCTTTTTTTGAGCTGTTCGGCACCAAAAATAACCAAAGAGGATGTGGCTTTGCAGCAAAGTTGGGTGGATTATCTTGTCGAATCAGAAAATATGCATGTGCACTTTTGGAAAACATTTAAGGATTGGGATTTGAATCGTTTGATCGAAATGGCCTATTTGCAAAATTTTGATCTTCAAATTGCAAAAAAACAGGTAGAAACTGCAAGATTCGAACGCCTGATAAAAAAAAGTGAGCTCTATCCTCAATTAGATTTTCAAGGAGCAGTTTCTCAATCACGCGTTTCTCCATCAGATCCTTTTATTCCTCTGCTCACCGCCTTCAACAACAAAGTAAATTTTTTTCAATTTGGATTTGATGCGATCTGGCAACTGGATTTTTGGGGAAAAATTCAAGATGCCACAAGAGCCAAATTGTACGAGATGAAAGCTCTCAATTACGCCAAAAACATGACGCAAGTGATTGTTTTTGCAGATTTAGCAAGCGCTTATCTAGAACTTCGCTACACGCAACAAGAAAAGCACATCCTTTGCCATTTGATCGATGTTGTAAAAAAAATTACTGAACTACAAAAATTGCGCTTTTGTGCAGGTTTTGAAAATGAGCTGAATTTTTTAGAAGCACAAATTTTAACAACAACTTTCGAAGAAAAACTCTATCAAGTAGAAAAAGAAGAGAGATTATTGATCTATCAAATTGCTACGCTCACTTCTAAAAATCCCAACACACTTTTGTGGCTTTTAGAACCTAAATCCCTGCCGAAAAATTTACACATCTTGCCACTCTCTTTCCCTTCCACTCTGCTCAAAAAACGCCCTGATATTTTAGAAAAAGAACTCTTGATACAAGCAGCGCTCAACAATTTAAGCGCCGCAAAAAAAGAACTATTTCCTTCGTTTTCTATTCCTCTATCTTATGGAAGAGAATCTGACCTATTTCCAAGTCTTTATTCTGCAAAATCCACATTTTGGTCCTATGGAATTAATCTTTTAGCTCCCCTTTTCCATGGTGGTAAAATTAAAGCTAATATCAAAGCAAACAATCAGCGCTATTTACAAGCAGTTTTAGAATACAAAAAAACAATCCAAGATGCGACCAGGGAAGTTGAAGATCATCTTATTACCTTCACAAAAGAAAAAGAAAAACTTTTTTCAGTAGAAAAAGCGCTATTGTTTCAACAAAAAAAATTCGCACTTTATCAAGATCGCTTTGATACGGGACTAGAAAACGGTCTTAATACTTTTACTGCAATGCAAAAAACCTACGAAACGCAAATCCAAAAATTACAAATAGAAAAAGCGATCACACAAGAGGTGATCGCTTTGTATAAAGCCTTTGGAGGCGGATGGGAAGTTCCTCCCACACAACTCGCTCCATAA
- the macA gene encoding Macrolide export protein MacA, protein MNFKKLRNTIIFILAGCGILLGIFMVYSGAQKLTPADPLYEPQTPPFKTFVAGAGIIEASSRNIEMGTLYSGLVENIYIHVNDKVKKDDPLFRLDDTQLKSELTFELTQIDVLKAQIQKAHIDLKEAQDQLTRAKQLKHTSSLSKEAFETRAFQVKRIESDLVILAKEILQSEKKISDLKTRIDLYTVRAPIDGTILQVNTLKGEYASASSEQSVLIVMGAVDTYHVRVDIDEFDVWRLETDKRAIGYPRGDPFTQIPLTFVRIDPYIIPKVNLTSDVSERVDTRVLQLIYSFEPNHYPIYVGQQLDVDIETSEKYEN, encoded by the coding sequence ATGAATTTTAAAAAGCTTAGAAATACCATCATCTTTATTTTAGCAGGCTGTGGAATTTTGCTCGGCATTTTCATGGTCTATTCTGGCGCGCAAAAACTCACACCCGCAGATCCCCTCTACGAACCTCAAACACCACCTTTTAAAACGTTTGTTGCAGGTGCTGGAATTATCGAAGCTAGCTCACGCAATATTGAAATGGGTACACTCTATTCAGGACTTGTGGAAAATATCTATATCCACGTCAATGACAAAGTAAAAAAAGATGATCCTCTTTTTCGTCTAGATGACACGCAACTAAAAAGCGAACTCACATTTGAACTCACACAAATCGATGTGTTAAAAGCCCAAATCCAAAAAGCACACATAGATCTTAAAGAAGCACAAGATCAGTTAACGCGTGCAAAACAACTTAAACACACTTCTTCACTTTCTAAAGAAGCATTTGAAACTCGCGCTTTTCAGGTCAAAAGAATTGAATCTGACCTTGTAATTTTGGCAAAAGAAATCTTGCAGAGTGAAAAAAAGATTTCAGATTTAAAAACACGCATCGATTTATACACTGTAAGAGCTCCTATTGATGGCACCATCTTACAAGTCAACACTTTAAAAGGAGAATATGCCAGCGCTTCTTCTGAGCAAAGTGTACTCATTGTTATGGGAGCTGTCGATACTTATCATGTCAGAGTGGATATCGATGAGTTTGATGTATGGCGTTTAGAAACGGATAAAAGAGCCATTGGCTATCCAAGAGGCGATCCCTTCACACAAATCCCTTTGACCTTTGTACGTATTGACCCTTATATCATCCCCAAGGTCAATCTGACTTCAGATGTTTCCGAAAGAGTTGATACACGTGTTTTGCAGCTGATCTATTCTTTTGAACCTAACCACTATCCCATTTACGTCGGTCAACAACTCGATGTAGATATTGAAACAAGCGAGAAGTATGAAAATTAG
- the bceA gene encoding Bacitracin export ATP-binding protein BceA — MTAIECIDIKKLFGHGDTGVWALQGVDIHVEKGEIYMIVGPSGCGKTTLLSVIAGILDQTDGKCVVFDEDMETMSQTNKRSFRSKKIGFCFQSFNLMPQLTVLENVQLPLQIIEENGKERACEILEKVGLKDRLDFFPKELSIGQQQRVAIARALVHSPELILCDEPTSALDHKIGDEIMALLKELCNKNQSTLLVVTHDSRIFSYASRIAQMEDGKILKVVKQ; from the coding sequence ATGACAGCAATTGAATGTATAGACATAAAAAAACTTTTCGGACATGGAGACACAGGTGTGTGGGCCTTGCAAGGTGTCGATATCCATGTAGAAAAAGGTGAAATTTACATGATTGTAGGACCTTCTGGCTGTGGTAAAACAACGCTACTTTCTGTCATTGCTGGCATTTTAGATCAAACAGATGGCAAATGTGTTGTATTTGATGAGGATATGGAAACAATGTCACAAACAAATAAACGTTCATTTCGTTCAAAAAAAATTGGGTTTTGTTTTCAATCATTTAATTTAATGCCTCAGCTCACCGTGTTAGAAAATGTACAGCTTCCTTTACAAATCATTGAGGAAAATGGAAAAGAGCGCGCCTGTGAAATTTTGGAAAAAGTGGGGCTCAAAGATCGCTTAGATTTTTTTCCAAAAGAACTTTCTATTGGACAACAACAACGTGTCGCCATTGCAAGAGCACTTGTGCATTCACCTGAATTGATTTTGTGCGATGAGCCAACTTCTGCACTCGACCATAAAATAGGCGATGAAATCATGGCTCTTTTAAAAGAGCTGTGTAACAAAAACCAAAGTACGCTTCTTGTTGTCACGCACGATAGTCGCATTTTTTCTTATGCCAGTCGTATTGCACAAATGGAAGACGGAAAAATCTTAAAAGTGGTAAAACAGTGA
- the adhA gene encoding putative alcohol dehydrogenase AdhA → MRAMVLHHPSLIEKHPLQLEDVPKPTPKNGELLVKIFACGVCRTDLHIIEGELKAKKLPLIPGHQVVGIVEKAGPNCQFKQDDLVGIAWLRHTCGVCEFCKKNQENLCPKSLYTGYHKNGGYSEYAIAQDAFAYLLEKHDDPMHIAPLLCAGIIGFRALKQSGIQPKQTLGIFGFGSSAHLAIQVAKYWGCEVFVATQSPSHQQLAKEMGADFVTDYNTAFPNKVDAGVVFAPAGNIVPKALQSIKNGSVVAIAGICMTPIPKLDYDSTLFHEKKLVSVEANTREDGKEFLKLAKKIPIQTHVQEYPLEKANEALDDLKHHKLKGTAVLNIHV, encoded by the coding sequence ATGAGAGCTATGGTTTTGCATCATCCATCCTTAATTGAAAAACATCCTTTACAATTAGAAGATGTCCCTAAGCCCACCCCTAAAAATGGTGAGCTTTTAGTCAAAATCTTTGCATGTGGGGTGTGCCGCACAGATCTGCATATCATCGAAGGAGAACTCAAAGCTAAAAAACTTCCTTTAATTCCAGGACATCAGGTGGTAGGTATTGTAGAAAAAGCAGGCCCAAACTGCCAGTTTAAACAAGACGATCTTGTGGGTATTGCTTGGCTAAGACATACGTGCGGGGTGTGTGAATTTTGTAAAAAAAATCAAGAAAATTTGTGCCCTAAGTCTTTGTATACAGGCTACCATAAAAATGGAGGTTATAGCGAATATGCCATTGCACAAGATGCCTTTGCTTATCTGCTCGAAAAACATGACGATCCTATGCATATTGCGCCGCTTTTATGTGCAGGAATTATTGGATTTCGTGCACTCAAACAAAGCGGCATTCAACCCAAACAAACTTTAGGTATTTTTGGTTTTGGATCCAGCGCTCATTTGGCCATCCAAGTGGCAAAATATTGGGGATGTGAGGTGTTTGTAGCTACGCAATCACCCTCTCATCAACAGCTTGCTAAAGAAATGGGGGCCGATTTTGTGACAGATTATAACACAGCGTTTCCAAACAAAGTCGATGCAGGAGTTGTGTTTGCGCCTGCGGGAAATATTGTCCCAAAAGCTTTGCAAAGCATTAAAAATGGAAGCGTCGTTGCTATTGCAGGGATTTGCATGACCCCTATTCCCAAACTAGACTATGACAGCACATTGTTTCATGAAAAAAAACTTGTTTCTGTAGAAGCTAACACACGCGAAGATGGAAAAGAATTTTTGAAATTAGCAAAAAAAATCCCCATTCAAACACATGTGCAAGAATATCCCTTAGAAAAAGCCAACGAGGCTCTAGACGATTTAAAACACCATAAATTAAAAGGCACAGCCGTATTAAATATCCATGTATAG